In a single window of the Elaeis guineensis isolate ETL-2024a chromosome 4, EG11, whole genome shotgun sequence genome:
- the LOC105042615 gene encoding uncharacterized protein: MHNTIVCFLQTHLAAFSVPFLLLEASDAIGGHIHTNSLDGFLLNCSFQIFLTAYLEAHCLLDYPFLHLHPFYSGALVYHAHRFHRIANPFRCSLHALASLSNPIGSLPKKSLINLACLRAASLLLFTPRFSISARLYTISFSSAIIDRFFRPFLASIFFNGRPALVMADRGRQKTGSMMDDGGRWKKGPLYTWCNNWHGLARVWKL, from the exons atgcataacaCTATCGTATGTTTCCTTCAAACCCACCTCGCTGCCTTCTCTGTCCCCTTCCTCCTCCTTGAGGCCTCTGATGCCATTGGTGGTCACATCCATACCAACTCCCTCGATGGCTTCCTCCTTAACTGCAGCTTCCAAATCTTTCTCACTGCCTATCTAGAGGCCCACTGCCTCCTCGACTACCCCTTTCTCCACCTCCATCCCTTCTACTCTGGCGCCCTTGTCTACCATGCCCATCGCTTCCATCGCATCGCCAACCCCTTTCGCTGCTCCCTCCATGCCCTCGCCTCTCTCTCCAACCCCATCGGCTCCCTCCCCAAAAAGTCCCTCATCAACCTCGCCTGCCTCCGAGCCGCCTCCCTCCTTCTCTTCACCCCCAGGTTCTCTATCTCTGCCCGCCTCTATACTATCAGCTTTTCTTCGGCCATCATAGATCGCTTCTTCCGCCCCTTCCTCGCTAGCATTTTCTTTAACGGAAGACCTGCATTGGTGATGGCTGATAGGGGAAGACAGAAGACCGGCTCAATGATGGACGATGGTGGAAGATGGAAAAAG GGCCCATTGTATACTTGGTGTAACAACTGGCATGGTCTTGCTCGGGTTTGGAAACTTTGA